The nucleotide window ATGCGGCAGTCCCGGCAACGCCCAACATGAGGACCGCAGGCAGCAGATAAGAAAGACGCTCGAATGGACGCATTAAATGATGACGTTTCGATGTGATGACTCGTGCGGCACGCGGAGCGATCGGAGACCCGGCACGCTTGCTCCGTACAGTTCGCGAGCGTAAATATAGTGTCTCCGCACGGGTACGCGCCGCGCCGATCTGTATTGACGGCGGATCCTGCAATTCTCTCGTCAGACTGCCAGTGATGAATAAAGATTGTCCCGCGGCCCTCCGTCGAATGGTCATCGCCGCGGTCGTCATGACTGCGGCACTAACCGGCACAAACGCTTCGGCCCAGACGCTGGGCGGGCGGAGTGAGGTCTACGCCGGCAGCGAGCTCGAGAGCTACCTGCGATATCTGCAGACTCTGGGCAAATCGCAGCCCACAGTCTGGAGCCTTCGCGGACTCTCGCCGTCGGAGATCGACGCCCTCGCTCCCATCGATTCGGCGCATCCGTGGTCGGCCAGATACGATTTTGGCAAGCAGACACGCACCGGTCTTCAGGTGGATTACGTCCGGCCGACCGTGGGCTTCGTCCTCAATTCCTCATACCCGTTCGGCGGAAATGATGGGCCGGTATGGGCGGGCAAGGGAGTGACGAGCTGGGCCCAGACCGGCGTTTCCGCACGCTGGGGGCCTTTCTCGGCGAAGCTCGCGCCGATCGCATTCCGTGCCGGGAACCAGTCATTCGCGCTGATGGCGAACGGACAAGTCGGGAATCTCATATTCGCCGACGGGCAGCTCCCGGGTGAGATAGACCGGCCGCAGCGGTTCGGAAACGCTCCCTATGCGCGCATTGATCCAGGCGAGAGCACACTCAGGGTGGACGTGGCCGGCATCGCCGCGGGTATATCCACGGCGAGCAACTGGTGGGGACCGACGGTCGAGTTTCCATACATACTCGGCAACAACTCGGGCGGGTTCCCCAGCGCATTCGTCGGAACCTCCAAGCCAGCCAACATCGGAATCGGCCATGCTCACGGCCGCGTGGTCTACGGGTATCTGGACCAGTCCCCGTATTCATCTGTCACCGGCAAGGATTACTTCGAGAGCTACCTCTCACCTGGCAAGAGGAGATTCATGGCGGGGCTCGTTGGAATCCTGCAGATCAGGGGTGCCCCCGGCCTTGAAATCGGCGGAATGCGGTTCTTCCATTCCGCGATGGACAGCAGCGGAATCACATCAAAAGACATATCGCTTCCATGGCAGAATCTGCTGAAATCGCGCATCAAGCCCGAGGATACCACCGTTTTCGGCGACGACCGAAGCCTTCGTGAGAATCAGCTGGCATCCATCTTCTTTCGCTGGGCGCCTCCCGGTAACGGACTCGACTTTTACGGCGAATACGGTCGCGAGGACTTCAGCGCCAACATCCACGATTTTCTCCTCGAGCCCGATCATTCTTCGACGGTCAATCTCGGATTCAGAAAAGCGTGGATGAAGAGCGGAGGGACGATGAACGCGGCTCGTGCCGAATTTTTCTCGTACGAAGCGCCCGCCGGTACTCGAACGAGAAGCGAGGGACTGATCTACCTGCATCAGCCGTTAAGGCAGGGCCACACCTACAGAGGCCAGATGCTCGGCGCCAATACTGGTGCCGGCAGCGGGTCGGCTCAACTGTTCGCGCTGGAGCGCTACACGACCGGCGGACGCATCAAGGGATTCTTCTCCCGCGTCACACAGCGCGAGGTTTCCGTCCGCGAGGAGCCGTATTCCAGCGGTCCAGCGCTCAAGAAACCCGAAGACGTGCAGTTCTCCCTTGGGACTGAGCTCGCCCGCTTCATCGGACCGTTCGACGTCACCGGCCGACTCGTGTTGACGTCAGAGGCAAACCGCTACTTCGCAAGCGACAAGTCGAACGCGAACTTCGTCCTGATCGTCAGGCAGGGATTCTAGGCGCCCGCATCGGCTGTCACGGCTGAGAACCGGAGAAATCCGCGCGTTCCGGCGTTGCGCGACTCGAGCATGCGCTGCCTGAGGAACGCCAGAACGATTCCCACGAGCAGTCCCACCGCCAGGCCGAGCAGCGTCTGTCGCGCCGCCTCGCGCCGCTGCGGCTCGGCGGGAAGATCGGCTGATTCGACGACGCTCAACTCGGTGGGGTCTCTCGCTTCCTCGATCTTCGCCTGCTCCAGCGACTCCGACAGCGCCGTGTAGACCTGCTGCTGCGCCACGACTTCGCGCGTCAGACGGTCGTGCTCGAGCCTGAGCTGAGGTGAGTTCTCGTACTCGCGATTCACGCTGAGAAAGTCCCTCGCCGCGGACTCCGCCTGGTGCAGCCTCGCCCGTGCATCCCCCACGAGGCCCTCGATGAACTTGCGCTCATCCACCGCTTGCCGGTGCCGTCGCGCGATGGAATACTCGTTGACCTCGACGAGAATGTTGGCCGCGATCTGCTGCGCCAGGAGCGGATCGACTGCCTGCACAGAGAGCCCGACGATGCCGCTGCGCGAGTAGATGTTCGACGATACGTCGGGAGCGAGCCGCTCCGCCGCGAGCACGGCGGCGACATCGGGATTCTTTTCCTCGATGCCGTAGATCTCGGCGAGAGTACGCTTCCGCCCCCGGCTGTCGGACGTCAGGTACGTTTCTTTTGCGGCAGCAACGAGGATCGTCCTCGCCGGCACGAGATCGGAGTAGAACACGATGGACTGCGAGAACTCGGCAGCCGCCGCGATGTTGATGCCGAACGCGCCGGCGCCACCGCCGATCTGCGCCGGCGCCCGGCTGCCTTTCACTACGAACGATGCGCGCGACAGGTACAGACTCGCCTGCGACGCGGCGAGCACGCCGAAGACCGCCATGCCGGCAAGAGCGCAGAGAGCGACGAGTCGCCTGTGGCTCAGGACTATGCTTAGAAACGCGAGTAGCGACGTCTCTTCGCGCGGGCCCTCGACATTCCCTGCCCTGGGAACCATCGGTGGCATGCGGGAGGTCTCGTGGCCTCCCGGCACGTCAGCGGACCCCACGCTCAATTGCGCGACTGCGCATGCATCGGCCGGATCCGCTCGACCGACATGTAGATGATGCTGAGAAGAATTGCCCCCGCGGCGATCGCGATCAGGAACAACGTCGGACGGAGCCATGCGACGATCGCAAGCACGGCGAGCGCGAGGTTGATGATCAATATCGTCGTGCTCACCTGCGCGTGGCTGCGGCCGGCCTGCACCATCCTCTGGTACGCGTGACTGTGGTGCGCATGATACCAGCGCTCGCCATGCGCGATGCGGCGGCAAAGCGTCACTGTCGCGTCGAACACGAACGCGCCGAGCAGCAGCACCCAGATCAGGAGCGGCACAGCCCCAGCGTTCTCCGAGGCGACCGCAAGCACCGCGAACAGGTAGCCGAGCATGCCGCTTCCGACGTCGCCCATGAACAGCTTCGCCGGGGCCCAGTTGAACGGAAGAAATCCGGCGCTCGCCGCGGCGATGAGGAACGACACCGTCGCCAGCCCGACCTGGCCCATCGCCATCAGGATCATTCCGCCGATCACGCCAGTGCTGATCGCTTCTCCCGCGGCGAGCCCGTCAATTCCGTCCACGAAATTGTAGAGGTTTATCGCCCACACGATCCCTATTACGCCGAGTATCGTTCCGAAGAGCCCGAGGTTCACGCTTGCGAATCCGATACTGAGAGACGGGAATCCACCGAGCCAGTACATCGCCCAGCCGGCGGAAAGAAATTGAACGGCGAATCGCGTGAGTGCCGGCA belongs to Gemmatimonadaceae bacterium and includes:
- a CDS encoding GNVR domain-containing protein — translated: MPPMVPRAGNVEGPREETSLLAFLSIVLSHRRLVALCALAGMAVFGVLAASQASLYLSRASFVVKGSRAPAQIGGGAGAFGINIAAAAEFSQSIVFYSDLVPARTILVAAAKETYLTSDSRGRKRTLAEIYGIEEKNPDVAAVLAAERLAPDVSSNIYSRSGIVGLSVQAVDPLLAQQIAANILVEVNEYSIARRHRQAVDERKFIEGLVGDARARLHQAESAARDFLSVNREYENSPQLRLEHDRLTREVVAQQQVYTALSESLEQAKIEEARDPTELSVVESADLPAEPQRREAARQTLLGLAVGLLVGIVLAFLRQRMLESRNAGTRGFLRFSAVTADAGA
- a CDS encoding glycosyltransferase family 4 protein, whose product is MVQRLVFVVAAAILSWLLASRVRLYALDRLLDIPNERSSHSSPTPRGGGLAIAVTALGGIIIAAMLGWIDWNLAIALSGGGAMIATVGWVDDHRDLPALTRFAVQFLSAGWAMYWLGGFPSLSIGFASVNLGLFGTILGVIGIVWAINLYNFVDGIDGLAAGEAISTGVIGGMILMAMGQVGLATVSFLIAAASAGFLPFNWAPAKLFMGDVGSGMLGYLFAVLAVASENAGAVPLLIWVLLLGAFVFDATVTLCRRIAHGERWYHAHHSHAYQRMVQAGRSHAQVSTTILIINLALAVLAIVAWLRPTLFLIAIAAGAILLSIIYMSVERIRPMHAQSRN